From a single Miscanthus floridulus cultivar M001 chromosome 8, ASM1932011v1, whole genome shotgun sequence genomic region:
- the LOC136471412 gene encoding auxin-responsive protein IAA7-like, protein MGDAAETSKILHNWMGEPRTRPSDQGDEEETLQLSLGLPGGGGGASGGGLPPAAAWRMLPARDKEMRSAAAVDTSMLSLGYSAPAFSPRSPGKAKGSPAAATENARLASTNNASQARQRSPNTPVIGWPPVRAFRRNLATSSKASLEHQNGKKAARPEQTTKRAPFVKINMDGIPIGRKIDLNALGSYDELSLSVDKLFRGLLAAQQDPLDAGTEECSPEEVAISGLLDGTGEYTLVYEDYEGDRVLVGDVPWGMFVSSVKRLRVLKTSDLSSSLTTSGRKRTVTEC, encoded by the exons ATGGGGGACGCAGCAGAGACCAGCAAGATTCTGCACAACTGGATGGGCGAGCCGAGGACGAGGCCGAGCGACCAGGGCGACGAGGAGGAGACGCTTCAGCTCAGCCTCGGCCtccccggaggaggaggaggagcaagtgGGGGTGGGCTGCCACCCGCCGCCGCCTGGAGAATGCTGCCGGCCAGAGACAAGGAGATGcgctctgctgctgctgtcgaCACCTCCATGCTCTCTCTCGGCTACTCCGCCCCAGCTTTCTCGCCCCGCTCACCAG GCAAGGCAAAGGGGTCCCCAGCAGCGGCTACAGAGAATGCCCGGCTTGCATCCACCAACAACGCCTCCCAGGCAAGGCAAAG ATCTCCAAATACCCCGGTTATTGGGTGGCCTCCGGTTCGTGCATTCAGAAGAAATCTGGCTACCTCTAGTAAAGCATCCCTTGAACATCAGAATGGGAAGAAGGCAGCCAGACCTGAACAGACCACAAAAAGAGCTCCATTTGTAAAGATTAACATGGATGGCATCCCTATTGGTAGAAAAATTGATCTGAATGCCCTTGGCAGTTATGACGAGCTGTCTCTGTCTGTTGACAAGCTATTCCGGGGGCTTCTTGCAG CACAACAAGACCCTCTGGATGCCGGCACAGAGGAGTGTTCACCGGAAGAGGTGGCGATATCGGGTTTACTAGATGGAACTGGGGAATACACTCTGGTTTATGAGGATTATGAAGGTGATAGGGTGCTGGTTGGTGATGTCCCCTGGGG GATGTTTGTTTCTTCGGTGAAGAGGCTGCGAGTTCTGAAGACATCTGACCTCTCTTCATCT CTAACAACATCAGGCCGGAAGAGGACGGTAACTGAGTGTTGA